The region CGCTGGCGGGCGGCCAGGATGGCGGGATTCAGCACAGTTCCTGTCATTGTAAAAGAGGTGAGCCCCAGGGAGATGCTGGAACTAGCCCTGGTGGAAAACATTCAGCGGGCTGACCTCAATCCGTTGGAGGAAGCTGAAGCCTATAGATTCCTGATAGAGGAATTCGGTTTAACTCAGGAGGAAGTGGCAAAGAGGGTGGGCAAGAGCCGGGTGGCTGTGGCCAATACTGTGAGGCTTCTTCGGCTCCCGTCCGAAGTGAAAAAAGCTCTGGCTGAAGGACTTATATCTGAAGGCCATGCCAGGGCTCTCCTTGCCCTTTCCTCCTCAGAACTTCAAATCAGAGCCCTGGAGAAAATCTTAAAACGTGGTCTCAACGTTCGCCAGACGGAAGAACTGGTGCGGAAACTTCAAGAACCAGGCAGGTCTCTCCGGAGGGAAACCCTGCCTGAAATTAAAGAACTGGAGGAAAAACTCCGAGAAAGTCTGGGCACGAAAGTTCAACTTATCAAAGGGCGGAAGGGCGGCAGGCTTGTAATCTTCTTCTATTCGGACGAAGACCTCCGATTCATTTGCGAGCGCCTCATGGGCAACGACCTGGGGAGAAACGATTCCCCTTATGCGGGGATTGGAAAATTTTAGGAGGTAGGTGGAAGCCATGCATGCCATTGAGGAGCAGATAGTCCTTTTTCTTCAGCAACTATTCCAGACAATAGGCTGGACTGGCGTGGTCATAGCTATGGCCATAGAAAGCGCTTGTATCCCTCTGCCCAGCGAAATAGTGATGCCCCTTGCGGGCTGGATGCTGGTGCAGGCCCAGGGCTATTCGCCCTGGCACACCGCCTGGGCGGGCTTTTTCGGAGCTTTGGGTTGCACCATCGGCTCAGTCCTGACCTACTGGTTCGGAGCTAAAGGCGGTAGACCTATTCTCCTGCGCTACGGAAAATACATCCTCATCTCCAAACACGATATCTATATGGCTGATAGATGGTTTGAGAGGTATGGTGAATCCACGGCCTTCTTTTCCAGGCTTATGCCCATTGTCCGCACCTTTATTTCCCTCCCAGCTGGTGTGGCCAGAATGAATTTCCCCCGCTTCGTGGTTCTAACGTTCGTCGGCTCTTTCCTATGGTGCTGGGGTCTGGCCTATGCCGGCTACGTCTTCGGGGAGCACTGGAGGGAAGTGAGAGAGATAATGCGCCCCTTTGACATCCCCATCGCTATTGCTCTGCTGGCTCTGGCAGCCTGGTATATTTACCGGCATGTAAAGCGCTTTAACGAGCTGGAAAAGGAATAAATGCCAGCGTTGATCCTCCTCCTGGCGCTGGCAGCCCACCTTGTCCCTGGCCCCAGGACTATTGAGGATGCTTACATAACCTACCGCTATTCCCGTCATCTCCTCCTGGGCCTGGGTCCCGTCTTCAACCCCGGCGAAAGGGTCCTGGGGATCACTACCCCTTTTTACATGTTGATCCTAAGCGCCGTAGCTTTGCCTTTCGGCGGACCGCAAGCGCCTTTCCCCACGCTGGCGTGGCTTTTCAATGCCTTTGCGGGCGTTCTGGCCTGCGCTTTCATCATCCGCCTGGGCCGAAAGTTGAAGGCTGAGGGCGTGGGTTCCCTGGCGGCAACCCTGTGGGCTATTTCTCCCTGGAACGTCACCTTCAGTATAGGAGGAATGGAAACGAGCCTTTACGTCCTCTTCCTTTTGGCTTCCTTCACCTTTTATTTGGAAAAGCGCCTTATGCTAACTTCGCTGGCAGGGGCTCTTGCCTTGCTGACCAGGCCCGATGCCCTCATCTTTCTCATCCCTTTATTCTCCCACGGCCTTTACAGTTTGTTTAAAACCAGAGAAAAAGCTGGCGCCTGGCTCAGAGCCTTTGCCCTCTTTTTTCTCCTCATCCTGCCCTGGATCATCTTTGCCTTTTACTATTACGGCTCCGTAATCCCGCACTCCATTAAGGCCAAAAGGCTAATTTACTACATTCCCCGCGAGGCCGCTCTGGTCCGCCTGGTCCAGCATTACTCTACCCCTTTTATGGAACATCTTATCTTCGGCATTAACTGGATTGGCTTTGGGGCTTTTTTCTACACTTTCCTGTCTTTCCTGGGCATAAGCAGAACTGTTCGTTCTTTCCCCAGGGCTCTTCCCGGTCTTGTATATCCCTGGCTTTACTTTGCCGCTTTAGCCTTTTTTAACCCGTTTATTTTTCGTTGGTATCTCTCTCCTCCGCTGCCCTTTTACATCCTCTCCATCCTTCTTGGCGCCAGAGCTTTGCTTTCGGACCTTAAAGGGAAAATTTTCAAGCGAGAGGCGAAGCCGCTGCTGGTAATTGCCCTTTTGCCGGTATTGACCACTTTGCGCGAATGGACCCTCTATCCAGATCATGGGCCGAATAGGCCTGCCCCGGCCATGGCTTTCATAGGCGGAGAACTGCTTTACATGGAAGTAGCAAAGCGCGTTAAGCCTCTGCTCAAACCTTCAGCCCTTTTGGCCGCTGGCGATGTAGGAACCCTGGGCTATTTTACGGAAGCCCGCATTCTGGACCTTGCAGGCCTAAATTCACCTCAGACCCTTAATTATTACCCTTTGCCTCCATCCATGTATGCTATAAGCTATGCTGTTCCTCCTGATCTTGTCCTGGATTTTTGTCCTGACGTGGTGGTCATCTTTGAAGCTTATGGCCGTTACAGCCTCCTGAAGGACGAAAGGTTCTGGGAAGCTTACCAACTCTTAGAAAAACTGCCCTCAGACCTTTTCGGAGGAGATGGGCTTTTGGTTTTTGTTGAAAGAAACTGCTGCCCTGTTGCGCCGGCTTTTTGACAAGAAGGGATTTCCAGATTACAATGCAATTTGTAAGAATTTCTGGAGGGGAGGCAGATGAGTGTGGAGAAGATTCGGAACGTGGCTCTTATAGCCCACGGTGGAGCAGGGAAAACTTCCCTTTCCGAAGCCCTCCTTTACGATAGCGGAGCGATAAAGAGGCTCGGGAAAGTGGACGAAGGCAACACTGTTTCCGACTACGACCCGGAGGAGATAAGGCGGAAAATGTCCGTAAACACCTCCATTCTTCCCTGCGAGTGGAGGGGGTACAAGATAAATATCCTGGACACTCCTGGATACATGGACTTCGTGGGGGAGGTGCTTGGGGCTCTGAGAGTATGTGAAGGAGCAGTAGTGGTGGTGGATGCGTCCGCCGGAGTAGAAGTAGGAACTGAGATGGTCTGGACTTATGCTGATGAACGCCAGTTGCCTCGCTTTGTTTTCGTTAACAAAATGGATCGGGAAAATGCTGATTTCTTGCGGGTTGTGAATGAAGTTGCCGAAAAATTTGGCGTGAACGTTATCCCAATCCAACTTCCTCTGGGCAGCGAAGCCTCTTTCTCCGGCATTGTAGATCTTGTAAGAATGAAAGCTTACGCAGGCTCAGAAGCCAGAGAAATGGAAATCCCCTCTCAGTTCAGAGAACTGGCCGAGGAATACCGCACCAGGCTCATGGAGGCGGCCGCTGAAAACGATGATGAACTCATAGTTAAATATCTGGAAGGCGAACCCCTCACTGAAGAGGAAATAAAGAGAGGTCTTGCTCTTGGAGTTAAAAGCCGCAAGTTTGTGCTGGCCCTGTGCGGTGCGGCCACTCTGGATATAGGCGGGAGAGCCCTTCTGGATGCTATTGTGGATTACTTCCCCTCGCCAGCGGAGGTGGAAGTGCAGACAGAAAGCGGCGAAACCTTAAAGGCGGATGAAAACGGACCCTTGGCTGTTCTCGTCTTCAAAACTTTCGCCGACCCCTACGTTGGTAAGCTTTCTTACTTCAAGGTTTATTCGGGAGTAATGAGTTCCGATTCCAGGGTCTTTAACGCCCGCGCTGGTGAAGAAGAGCGCATAGGGCAGCTTTTCTTCCTGAGGGGAAAGGAGCAGACCCCTGTCAAGCAGGTGGGGCCTGGAGACATAGGAGCTGTGGCCAAGTTATCCGTAACTGTCACCGGCGATACCCTTTGCGATAAAGGCCATTTGATCGTCTTGCCCGGCATAAAATATCCCGAACCCCTTTTCTCGGTGGCTGTGGCTCCCAAAACCAAAGCCGACCTGGACAAGCTCAGCAACGTCCTCAACCGCCTGGTGGAGGAAGACCCAACCCTCCAGGTGAAGCGGGAGTTCTCTACCGGCGAGACCATCCTCTCAGGTATGGGCGAATCCCATGTGGATATTGCTATCCGCAAGCTCCAGGATAAATTCGGGGTGGGGGTTGTCACTTCCCTTCCCAAAGTCCCTTATCGGGAAACCATAACCAGAGTGGCGAGAGCTCAGGGTAAATACAAAAAGCAGACCGGTGGCCGTGGGCAGTACGGAGATGTCTGGCTTAGGCTTGAGCCTCTTCCCAGGGGAGCAGGCTTTGAGTTCGCTGAGGAAATTTTCGGTGGAGCAGTGCCCAAACAATACATTCCGGCCGTGGAAAAGGGGTTGAAAGAGGCTATCCAGAGCGGAGTTCTAGCGGGCTTCCCGGTAGTGGACATAAAGGCAGTCCTCTACGACGGCTCCTACCACCCGGTGGACTCCTCCGAGCTTGCCTTCAAGATAGCCACTCATCTTGGGTTTAAGAAGGCGATGGAGCAGGCTGGCCCCATTCTCCTTGAGCCCATCATGAACGTCACTATAACCGTTCCAGAGCAGTTTACAGGCGACGTTTTGGGCAACCTCAACACCAAACGGGCCAGAGTCATGGGCATGGACCAGAAAAAGGGCACAGCCATAATCAGAGCACAAGTCCCTCTGGCGGAAATGCAGCGCTACGCCACCGAACTGCGCTCCCTTACCCAGGGCCGGGGCGTTTTCTCCATGGAATTCTCCCACTATGAAGAAGTCCCCTCTCACATTGCCCAGACCATAATTGAGCAGGCTCGCAAGGAGAAGGAGGCTCAGCAAGAGAAAAAGTAAACGAGTTTTGGGATATAGACCTCAAAACTCCTCCGAAGATCGCCTGCCCAGGCGAAAAGGGGGGATATTTTTACGGGATCGCCAGCCTGAAATGGTTAAAAGCTCAGAGGAGGGAAAAATGGATTTAAAATCTCAGCTGGAGAGGCATTTGAGAGGGCTGGAAAAGCTTGCTTTAAGCATTCCGGGCTTCAAGGGTTACAAAGAAAAGGAAATCCGCCGTGAGGCAGACCGACTTCTCCGTCAGCATGTAGCATCTGTCTTGGAAGAAGCCCGCGGACTGCTTCAGGAAACCCAGATAATGGTCATGCAAAGGGGCAAAATCGGCCTTTTGGATGATCTGGAAAGGGCCGTCATGAAGCTCCAGAACACCGCTGACCGGCTCCGGACCGCTTCCTACGGATACAGTGGTTTCTTTGACGCCGTTAAGATACGGGAGGAAGAGCTGGATGCCCTGTATGATTTTGACCTTTCCCTCCTGGGAAAGGCGGAGGCTTTAGTGGCTGCTGCCAAGGGGCTGAAGGAGGCCGCTGGTGGAGGGGAAGAGCTCCTTCCTCTCATAAATCAAATAATTTCCGAAGCCGATGCCCTAATGGATACCTTCCTCAGGCGCCAGGAGGCAGTGATAAATTTCAAAGGAGAGGGTTAACCGTGCCCGTAATAGAGCGAACTTTCTGGGTCAAAGCTCCTATAGAAAAAGTTTTTGCCCTCTTAGCCGATCACTCCAAAGACCCGGCTTGGCTCCCGGGTTTGGAGGAAAGCCGTAACTTTCAGGGCCAGGGGGTCGGGGCTACGTGGGAGTGGACCTACCGGATGGCAGGTATAACTTTCCACGGGACCGGGCATGTAGTGGAGCATGAGCCGCCATATCGCCACGTGGTGGAAACAAAAGGAGGAGCTATCAGCACCTGGGCCTGGACTCTGGAGCCGGAAGGGGAGGGAACAAAAGTTCACCTCCGGCTGGAGTATTCGGTACCGGTGGTTGTCCTGGGCAAGGTAGCAGAAAAGATCCTCTTAGCTCAGAACGAAAAAGCTGCCGATGAAGGGGCGGCAAATTTAAAGCGCATGCTGGAGGAATGATATGTTCAGGAGAAAAGCTTTGCTGATAACCATAGTAGCTTTGAGCGCCGTCATGCTGGCATGTCTTCCCCTTAGGCCAGCCAAGCCGGAGGTGGTGAGCGTTAACATGGCAAAAGAGCTTACTCGGGACTATAAGCCGGTAAAGGAAACGACCGAATTTCTTCCCACCGAGCCCTTCAATTGCTCAGTCAGGGTCTCAAACCTCCCCAAGGGTGCCGAGGTAAAGGCTGTCTGGTTTTACGGCGAAGAGCTTATAGAGGAAACCTCTTACACTACCGACAAAGCTGGTTCTGGCTACATAGGTTTCACCCTTGAGCCCGAAAACTACTGGCCCATAGGCAAATACAGGGTGAAAATCTACCTTGAGGACCAGTATGTCCAAGAAGTTGGTTTCTCTGTGGTTCCGCCTGCGGATGCAATCCCTTCGCGGGTAAAGAAAGTGGTGATGGCCAAAGAGGTGGACGAAAATCAAAAGCCAGTAAAAATTGCTAAAACATTTTACCCTTACGAAACTGTTTACTGTTCTGTGAATGTTGATCTGGGAGTTTATTCCCGCCTGGAAGCCAGATGGTATCACGAGGGCGAGCTTCAGGAGGATTGGACCACTACCATTGTGGCTGAAGAGAATGTTCTTAATACCTACGTAAGCTTCTACCTTGAGCCGGACCCTGCTCTGCCCGAAGGCGAATACAAAGTGGAACTTTACCTGGACGGAAACCTTGCCCGCACGGCCACTTTCTCCGTGGTTGAAGAGGCTGTGGTCCCTGCCGGAATGAAGCTCTATTCCAGCGAGTCTCTTGGCTTTTCCATCCTATATCCTTCGGATTGGGATGTCCTGGAAGAAGCCGACCATGTCTCTTTCCAGCCCACAGCCGAGGTGGTCTTAAGTGTAGGGGTGCTGGAAGATGCTGAAGATACGCCCCAGAAAATTGCGGAAGTGATCGTTGATTCTCTCAAGGCCGACTACTCTGACCTGGAGGTCTCTTATTCCGGTCCCTTTTCAATTTCGGGAATAGAATGGTGGGAGGTGGATTTGAGCTTTGTGGAAGAGGGTCGGGAAAAGTCTTCCATCTTGCTGGTAACTGTCCAGGGCGACAGAGCTTACTTAATAGTAACTCTCGCTCCGGCGGAAGAGGAAGAGCAGTGGCTTGGCTATTTTGTGGATATGGTGGCAAGCTTCAAGATAAAGTAAAGGAGGGTGAGGTATGGCCAGAATTTTTGATATAATCCAGATGCCTGATATGGGAGAGAGGGAAATTGTCAAGCGTTTTCCTCCCACGGGCTCCGGTGATTTCATGATCGGTTCCCAGCTCATAGTCCGGGAGTTCCAGACGGCTGTTTTCTTCAGGGATGGCAAAGCCCTTGATGTGTTCGGGCCCGGGCGCCACACCATCACCACTGCCAATATCCCGCTGCTTGTGAGCCTCATAGGCTTGGCTTTCCGGGGTGAGACCCCCTTCAAGGCCGAGGTCTACTTTGTCAATATGCGGGAGTTTGTGGACATGAAGTGGGGGACTCCGGAGCCGATTGCCATGCGGGATGCTGAGCTGGGCATAGTCAGACTGAGAGCTTTTGGAACTTATTCCATGCAGGTGTCCGATCCTCAACTGTTTGTGAACAAAGTTGTGGGAGCTCAGGGGCTCTACGAAACCTCTCAGATTGAAGGCTTCCTCCGGAGCATGGTGGTATCCAAGTTTGCCGATTTCCTGGGCGAAGCCGGGAGATCCCTATTTGACCTGCCTTCCCTTTATGATGAGATAAGTGCGGCTACCAAAAGCAAGCTCCAGGACGACTTTGCTTCGCTGGGTTTGAACCTGAAAACTTTCTATGTCTTTTCCATAACGCCTACTGAGGAAACTGCCAGAGCCATTGATGAACGAGCGGCTATGGGGGCTATCGGTGATATGCAGAAGTACCTTCAGTTCAAGGCTGCCCGTGCCATGGGGGATCTGGCGGCGAGAGAGGATGCCGGGGCTGGTGCTGCAGAACTTGGGCTTGGCCTTGGGGCTGGAGCTGGAATGGGAGCGATGATGGCGGGGATGATCTCCCAGGCAATGCAGGCTGCTAAGGCTGCGGCTCCCACCAAAACCTGTCCCAGCTGTGGCTCTCAAATCCCGGCTGATGCCAA is a window of Anaerolineae bacterium DNA encoding:
- a CDS encoding ParB/RepB/Spo0J family partition protein; its protein translation is MAGTKRGLGKGLEALIPSLGLEESGAIKEISVDEIIPNPYQPRRHLDQEALEELAQSIREHGLIQPLIVTRDEESGKYQLIAGERRWRAARMAGFSTVPVIVKEVSPREMLELALVENIQRADLNPLEEAEAYRFLIEEFGLTQEEVAKRVGKSRVAVANTVRLLRLPSEVKKALAEGLISEGHARALLALSSSELQIRALEKILKRGLNVRQTEELVRKLQEPGRSLRRETLPEIKELEEKLRESLGTKVQLIKGRKGGRLVIFFYSDEDLRFICERLMGNDLGRNDSPYAGIGKF
- a CDS encoding DedA family protein; protein product: MHAIEEQIVLFLQQLFQTIGWTGVVIAMAIESACIPLPSEIVMPLAGWMLVQAQGYSPWHTAWAGFFGALGCTIGSVLTYWFGAKGGRPILLRYGKYILISKHDIYMADRWFERYGESTAFFSRLMPIVRTFISLPAGVARMNFPRFVVLTFVGSFLWCWGLAYAGYVFGEHWREVREIMRPFDIPIAIALLALAAWYIYRHVKRFNELEKE
- the fusA gene encoding elongation factor G, with the protein product MSVEKIRNVALIAHGGAGKTSLSEALLYDSGAIKRLGKVDEGNTVSDYDPEEIRRKMSVNTSILPCEWRGYKINILDTPGYMDFVGEVLGALRVCEGAVVVVDASAGVEVGTEMVWTYADERQLPRFVFVNKMDRENADFLRVVNEVAEKFGVNVIPIQLPLGSEASFSGIVDLVRMKAYAGSEAREMEIPSQFRELAEEYRTRLMEAAAENDDELIVKYLEGEPLTEEEIKRGLALGVKSRKFVLALCGAATLDIGGRALLDAIVDYFPSPAEVEVQTESGETLKADENGPLAVLVFKTFADPYVGKLSYFKVYSGVMSSDSRVFNARAGEEERIGQLFFLRGKEQTPVKQVGPGDIGAVAKLSVTVTGDTLCDKGHLIVLPGIKYPEPLFSVAVAPKTKADLDKLSNVLNRLVEEDPTLQVKREFSTGETILSGMGESHVDIAIRKLQDKFGVGVVTSLPKVPYRETITRVARAQGKYKKQTGGRGQYGDVWLRLEPLPRGAGFEFAEEIFGGAVPKQYIPAVEKGLKEAIQSGVLAGFPVVDIKAVLYDGSYHPVDSSELAFKIATHLGFKKAMEQAGPILLEPIMNVTITVPEQFTGDVLGNLNTKRARVMGMDQKKGTAIIRAQVPLAEMQRYATELRSLTQGRGVFSMEFSHYEEVPSHIAQTIIEQARKEKEAQQEKK
- a CDS encoding SRPBCC family protein, producing the protein MPVIERTFWVKAPIEKVFALLADHSKDPAWLPGLEESRNFQGQGVGATWEWTYRMAGITFHGTGHVVEHEPPYRHVVETKGGAISTWAWTLEPEGEGTKVHLRLEYSVPVVVLGKVAEKILLAQNEKAADEGAANLKRMLEE
- a CDS encoding SPFH domain-containing protein — translated: MARIFDIIQMPDMGEREIVKRFPPTGSGDFMIGSQLIVREFQTAVFFRDGKALDVFGPGRHTITTANIPLLVSLIGLAFRGETPFKAEVYFVNMREFVDMKWGTPEPIAMRDAELGIVRLRAFGTYSMQVSDPQLFVNKVVGAQGLYETSQIEGFLRSMVVSKFADFLGEAGRSLFDLPSLYDEISAATKSKLQDDFASLGLNLKTFYVFSITPTEETARAIDERAAMGAIGDMQKYLQFKAARAMGDLAAREDAGAGAAELGLGLGAGAGMGAMMAGMISQAMQAAKAAAPTKTCPSCGSQIPADAKFCPNCGAKQEAGRFCSQCGSPLPPGAKFCPNCGAKVS